Within Pseudomonadota bacterium, the genomic segment CACTCCGCACTACATTCCAGACCATACTAAACATTCATTCCACTAAAATGGACAAACTTGCCCTTTTAAGGGCTTCGGACATGTCCATTTTCCCTTCGGGACGTTCCACTTCTTGTAAGTATGGTTCCCCTGTCATTTCGTGATGTCGTGCTTCAGGAACATTTTTCATGAGTCTTTGATGGCGAAGCAGTATTATTCAGCGGATTAAAGATGCCCACAGAATGAATGTCAGGGGTGATACAAGGGTGGAGAGGGTAATAGCACCTGATGCAAGGTCTGTATCGCCCCCGATCTCACGTGCCAGTATGTATGAGGTCGTGGCGGTCGGTGTGGCCAGGAGGATAATCCCGGGAAGCGCATCTTTTGGGGAGATGTAATACATTTTGCAATAAAGGACAGCGAGGAAGGGCAGCACCATGAGCTTTAAAAAGGAGACGACGGCGGAGAGTTTAAAAGATTTCTTGATAGTGCCGATTGACATCGATGCGCCTATGATGATAAGCGCCATCGGGAGGGCAATATTTGCCAGAATCCCCATGCCTTTTAACAAAACATTAGGTAGAGAAATATTTGCATAGAGAACCAGAATACCAAGAAAGGTGGCAATGATAACAGGGGTCTTGATTATGGGTATTAAGGCCTTTAATATGTTTTGTTGTTTCTGAGAGGTCCAGGATAGTATGGCTATTGCAAGTGAGTTATTTATTAGGATTAAAAATCCAATAAGGATGCTCCCCTTCTTAAGCCCCTCCTCTCCGAGCATATAAAACAGTACGGCAAGACCTATATAAGTTACATTCCCGTGGAATGTTGTTTGAACAAAGCTGCCAAGCCGTCCCCCTCTTAACCCTACTATTATGCCGAGGAGCAAGGCGATGCAAAATATAATCCCAGTAGGAAGTAAGACGGAAAAGATGTGTGAAAATGTGACATCTTTTATATTCGATTTTACAATGCCGGTAAATATAAGGACTGGTAATGGAAAAAGAAATATAAACCTGTTAGCTTCTGAGATAAAGTGGCTTTTTAAAAACCCTTTCCTCTGGATAATATACCCGAAGATGATGATAAAAAAAATAGGCGCTATGGTTTCAATTACAGCCATTTTTCTCCTATAAGCGTTATTCCCGCAATGCTCCATTCCATAACTCGAAGGCCGGGAATTCTGTTTGCCTCTCTTCTTTTTTGTAGAAAATTGCGTATGTCATGGTCTTGTATTGTGAAAATACCCCTGAATTTGAGGCTATAATCCTCTCCCTCCATGTACCTGTGTTGATATAGTATCTGTGAAAACCATTAGCTACCCCCAGGAAGGAAACATTTTCCTTATGCGTATGTCCATAGGCTACATAGAGGGCATTTTCTTTTTCTGCCATTTCCTCATAGTGCGGTTCTTTTGTCTCAAAATACGAAAAGATTTTAAGGAGCTTTTCTGCCCAGCCTATTGGAATAATTTTTGAGAGAAAGAGCATGTATTCAAGTTTATCAGCTTCATCCAGCGGATTTAATGATTTATCATGCTTTTTAATCCATTCTCTCACGTATGGTATCGTAAAAAAATAATTAACCGTCTTTTTTATAGACTCTTCTATGAAGGATTTTATCTCACCTTCACTATACGTAGTTTGTAGATAATCAAATATCCTCCACTGAGGTCTTATATCTTCGATGCTTTTCAATTCATCTTCAAGTTCAGGGAATTTTTTCTTTATTTCAAAGGGTAATCTGACAAATAGCTCGACCGTATTGACATCCCCTATTGGGATCCCATCTGCTTCAAAATTATAAACATCAAACTCATGGCCATGCCTTATTACAACACCATATGCTTCATTTTCATAATACCCATTTACTATTAAAACATTTCCAAAGGCATCCTTCAGAATATCATTATAACCATCAATTTCCCCTATCATCCTGTCATGATTACCGGGTATGAGATATTTTTGTATTGGTATGGGGTGAAACTGCTTATCCGCCTGCCTGATTATGTCTAAGCTTGTATTATTTGCTTCGATGGCGTTACTCAGTATATGCTTTAAGTGGGGATGGTATGG encodes:
- a CDS encoding AEC family transporter, producing MAVIETIAPIFFIIIFGYIIQRKGFLKSHFISEANRFIFLFPLPVLIFTGIVKSNIKDVTFSHIFSVLLPTGIIFCIALLLGIIVGLRGGRLGSFVQTTFHGNVTYIGLAVLFYMLGEEGLKKGSILIGFLILINNSLAIAILSWTSQKQQNILKALIPIIKTPVIIATFLGILVLYANISLPNVLLKGMGILANIALPMALIIIGASMSIGTIKKSFKLSAVVSFLKLMVLPFLAVLYCKMYYISPKDALPGIILLATPTATTSYILAREIGGDTDLASGAITLSTLVSPLTFILWASLIR